CGTCCTCGGCGAGCTCCTCGTCATGCTCGGCACCCCTGTCGCCGTCATCCTGCCGACGTACGCGGTGCTGTTCGCCGTGGGGTGCCTCGCGCTGCGCTGGTCCGTGCGCACGCTGCTCGTCGTCGCGGCCGCGATCGCCGTGGTCGGTCCGGTCGTCCGCACGCTCCTCGTCGACGGTCAGGAGGCGTGGCAGCCGCGCCCGACGCTGCTCGCCGAGATCGCCGTCGGGCACTTCTACCCGGCGGTCGTGTGGCTCGCGTACCTGCTGGCCGGGCTCGCCGTCGGGCGGTCCGACCTGCGCTCGCGCCGCGTGCGCGCGGTCACGGCCGGCACCGGGGCCGGGCTCGTCGTCGTCGGGCACCTCGGGGCGTGGCTCGCGCGCGACGCGCTCGGCTGGCCGGTGTCGGTCGCGACCACCGAGCCCCACTCGTCGACCACGTTCGAGGTGCTCGGCAACACCGGCGTCGCCCTGCTCGTCCTCGTCGCGTGCCTCGTCGTCGCGGACGCGCTGCCGCACCTCGTGAACCCGGTCGCGGCGGTGGGCGAGCTCGCCCTGTCCGCCTACACCGTGCACGTCGTCGTCATCGCGCTCCTGGGCGACGGCGTCGTGTACGCGCCCGCCGTCGCGTCGTGGCTCGCGTTCCTCGTCACGACGACGGTGCTGTGCTGGTCGTGGCGCGCCGTGCTCGGCCGCGGACCGTTCGAGCGGCTGCTGCACGGCGTCTCGACGCGCGCCGCCGACGTGCGCCCCGACGTCCTGCCCGACGCGCCCGTCCGCGCCGACGCCGCCGTGCCCGCGGGGCGGTCGTCAGGCGACGAACGCGCGTAGCAGCAGCACCACGCCCGTCAGCGCGCCCGCGACGAGCGCGATCGGCACGAGCCGGCGCTCGGCGCGCAGGTTCTCGCGGATCTCGTCCTCCAGCGCGTCGGGGGCGAGCGTCGCCCACCACGCGGCGCGCTCCTCCTCCGTGCGGTGCGTCGGCGTGCTCATGCCGCCACCGTGCCCTTCTTCTCGGTCTTGTCCCACACCTGCGCCGCGCCCTGCCACTCCTTGAGGTACGCGTCCGCGGAGACCGCGCACAGCACCGGCCCGTACCCCACCAGGTAGATGAGGAAGCGCACCGCCCGACGACCGCCGGGCACCCGCTCGAGCTGCTTGAGGAACCACGCGCACACCATCGACAGCACCGGCCACGCGTACAGCAGCAGCGTCCACGCGGTGACGGCGACCGGGCCCAGCTCGAGGTCGAGCGCCGCGGGGATCCGCTCGTCCCACAGACCGGGGACGAAGACGGCCGCCATGATCACGAGGAAACCGAGCCCCGGGAACATCAGGGCCTCCAGCCAGGACCGTCGCGCCGTCTCGCGGTCCAGCATGAGCGTCGTCGCCGTGATGAACACGTACGCCGTGATCGCCGCCCACCACAGCACCTGGAACATCTGCGTCGCGAGCAGCTCGTCCATCAGGAACAGCCCGATGAGGCCCACGCTCGCCGCGGTCATGAAGAACGGCAGGAGGTAGATCGCGAACCACATGAACCCGAACAGGAACGACCCGAGCCGGTGCTGGCGCGTCGGACGGAACCACATGCGCCGGAAGCGGCTCGAGATCTGCACGTTGCCGCGGCCCCAGCGCAGACGCTGCTTCCACAGGCCCGTGACCGAGTCCGGCTCCTCCGCGAGCACGACCGCCGACGGGTCGAACACGACGAGCCGCCCGTCCAGCTGCGTCATGAACGTCGTCATCGTGTCCTCGGCCAGCGTGGAGGTGTCGACCTGCCCGCCGATGGCCTCGATGTTCGCCCGTGAGTGCAGCTGTGCGCCGCCCGCGAGGCAGTCCATCGCCCCCACGACGTTCTCGGCGCGCCGCGCCGCCGCCTGACCCGTCACGTACTCGTACCCGAT
The sequence above is a segment of the Cellulomonas fimi genome. Coding sequences within it:
- a CDS encoding heparan-alpha-glucosaminide N-acetyltransferase domain-containing protein, producing the protein MRRIAGVDVARGLAVLGMMTAHVGPDDRASRVLPGGFAQLADGRPSALFVVLAGVGLALLSGGTAPVVGTRLVQARLRVLVRAVLLFVLGELLVMLGTPVAVILPTYAVLFAVGCLALRWSVRTLLVVAAAIAVVGPVVRTLLVDGQEAWQPRPTLLAEIAVGHFYPAVVWLAYLLAGLAVGRSDLRSRRVRAVTAGTGAGLVVVGHLGAWLARDALGWPVSVATTEPHSSTTFEVLGNTGVALLVLVACLVVADALPHLVNPVAAVGELALSAYTVHVVVIALLGDGVVYAPAVASWLAFLVTTTVLCWSWRAVLGRGPFERLLHGVSTRAADVRPDVLPDAPVRADAAVPAGRSSGDERA
- a CDS encoding glycosyltransferase, whose translation is MVDILRDVLVALLVACVATALIPVVGGIVLYGIVPFHALRSHLRRAAPHLPRVVVLIPAWNEAPVLTASLERLMALEYPPDRVRIFVIDDASTDDTPAVVGAVAERFPGRVFHLRREHGGQGKAHTLNHGIRQALADDWMQALLIMDADVVYRPDSLRRMTRHLADPRVGAVSAYIREGSRRPSAVTRFIGYEYVTGQAAARRAENVVGAMDCLAGGAQLHSRANIEAIGGQVDTSTLAEDTMTTFMTQLDGRLVVFDPSAVVLAEEPDSVTGLWKQRLRWGRGNVQISSRFRRMWFRPTRQHRLGSFLFGFMWFAIYLLPFFMTAASVGLIGLFLMDELLATQMFQVLWWAAITAYVFITATTLMLDRETARRSWLEALMFPGLGFLVIMAAVFVPGLWDERIPAALDLELGPVAVTAWTLLLYAWPVLSMVCAWFLKQLERVPGGRRAVRFLIYLVGYGPVLCAVSADAYLKEWQGAAQVWDKTEKKGTVAA